Proteins found in one Alteromonas macleodii genomic segment:
- the rsfS gene encoding ribosome silencing factor — protein sequence MESQQLKQFVKDKIDDMKGRDVIELDVRGKSTITDTMIICSGNSKRHVSSIAENVMVEAKNAGHAPGSVEGKETGEWVLVDFGDVILHVMQDETRDFYQLEKLWAQ from the coding sequence TTGGAGAGTCAACAGCTCAAACAGTTTGTTAAAGACAAAATTGACGACATGAAAGGCCGTGATGTTATCGAACTAGACGTTCGCGGCAAATCAACGATTACAGATACCATGATCATTTGTTCGGGTAACTCTAAACGCCACGTATCTTCTATTGCTGAAAACGTAATGGTTGAAGCAAAAAATGCCGGTCATGCTCCTGGGAGTGTGGAAGGTAAAGAAACAGGTGAATGGGTTCTTGTTGATTTTGGTGATGTTATCTTGCACGTTATGCAGGACGAAACCCGTGACTTCTACCAGTTAGAAAAACTGTGGGCGCAGTAA